DNA sequence from the Canis aureus isolate CA01 chromosome 12, VMU_Caureus_v.1.0, whole genome shotgun sequence genome:
TGAAGAAATCCTCCCCCAAGGAGGAGGACACGCAAAGATCCACTCCTGCCAAGAAAACCAACAAGAAGGGGAAAAACTTTGAATGCACTGTATGTGGTAAGACCTTATATAACCACTTATCCCTCACTCGTCATCAAAGGACACACACTGGCGAGAAGCCCTATAACTGTcaagaatgtgggaaagccttcagctATAGGAGTAGCCTTAAGAAACACCTGATGTCTCACACTGGGAAGAGTCCCTTTGAGTGCAATGAATGTGAGAAAACTTTCTATGACCGGCTGACCCTTACTGAACACCAGCGAACTCATACCGGAGAGAAGCCCTTTAAATGTCACGAATGTGGCAAGGCTTTCTTTGTCCGCTCATCTTTTACTCgccatcagagaattcatactggagaaagTCCTTACAAGTGTACAGAATGTGGGAAATCCTTTACCCAGAAAAGCATCCTCGCTCGTCACAAGCTCACTCACACTGGAGAGCGGCCTTATGAATGCAAGGGGTGTGGCAAAGCCCTGTTTGACCGCTCCTCCCTCATTCGCCACCGGAGAGCCCACACAGGAGAGACTCCTTTTGAATGTAATGAGTGTGGGAAGGTTTTCTTTGATCGCTCATCCCTTAATCAGCATCAGAAAATTCATAATGGAGACAAGCCCTATAAAtgcaatgaatgtgggaaagccttcctTCAGAAGAGACCACTTACACAGCATCAGAGAGTACACACTGGGGAGAAGCCCTATGAATGCAGTGTGTGTGGGAAGGTGTTCAGTTGCAAGTCCTCTATCATCCAACATCAGCGACGTTATGCCAGGCAGGCTTCAGAGTATCATAGAGGTGCTTCAGGCCAGCAAGGGACTCCCATAGAGACGTAAGATGCTTTTGCTCAAGATAATGAAGATTTTTGTTTGAGTACCTTCTAACTACTGCTTATTCTCATGCCTCCATTTGGTATTAGAGTCTCAATAAATAGTCTCAATGGACCATGCCATAGACTTCCCCTGGGATGCCTCATACTTAATATAATACTCCGAGGATCCCCAGATTGGTCAGAAGCTCTCCAATCAATATGTTTTGTAAGTGTTTGAAGGGGACCCTAAGATAagcatcatatatttgtatttatttatttacttatttatttacttataattatttttttatttctagattgCACAATAAGAACAGGAACTATTTCATATCTATCCACTGTTGTGTCCCCCGTGTGGTGCCTGCCACTTATTACATATTTTCTCAATGAATGAATACCTGTCTAGTCATAAGAACTTGAGTCCCCAATCAAAAGCACTTTCTAGAGCTAGAAACTTGAATAAGAAAATTAACATGAAGCTAATATGTATGTAGGACTCTAAATACCTTCACTATAATTGTGCTATTAGCTCTTAATCCACTCTTGGACGTTTCTAGAGCCCTAGTTTGGGTATGCTCTGTTCTTCACTCAGGATCCTTAGTTTCCCTGAGCTTTGTCTCTTCTGCCCTCTAACCTGAACTTTGACCTCTAGTAGACTAACCTGTTACCCTTGTTTCTAGGTTAGTGGTTGCGTTTTTGTGTTATATTTGTTGAATCTCATTAATAACTAAAATTCCttatcctggctctgccattccATCTATACCGTGAGCACAACACGTTCCCTTTCTCATATGTTTTCACATAAAACTGTTGAAGGGAAAAATATTCACAGTGAAAGTTGAAAGTCCAAATGCAAGCCAGCTGTAGCCATGACGGCTGGGTAGGGTTCCAGGCTGAAGAAGTCAGCCACAGTGAACCAGGAGATGGGGCTATATCTATCTCAAAGAATATCTCAAAGCCAAAGTTAATACCATAGCTCATCCAGGGGTAGTCATCCTTCGGTGCAAAAGCAGCAGACATGAGGATGCAAATGAGAGCCAGGCCACCACATCCTATTAGACATGATATCCTCCTTGCCAGAGCATCAGTATCTGTGAAACCAAAATGCATACTGTCCTATCTACAACTACACAGAGGAGATATAGATTGGCTTCCTCACACCTACATCTTGAGAATTCCTTCAGTAATAAAGCAGTAATTCCACAAAGCAGCCTATAGAACATGAGTACCTagatgagaaggaagaaaggttCCTCACttctaggtgtttttttttttttttaaagcacagttattttcatttcttgtacCATATTGGTATTACAATGGATGAAGGTAGAGAATTAGCGTGGCATACTCTTCTTTTATCTTGTTAATGGACAGGAATCTGGAACCTTGGGCAGGAAAAATGGAGTTAGAGTACAGACCTGTAGCAGAGACCACAAAAAAAATCAGTCCCTGTGATGATCAAAGATCTGACCCCTTGTATGATGCCCAGCCTATCGAACATGCCATAGGTATCATGTAAAGATGTAGCTTCTTTTCCATCACACATGCGTATAAAACCTGTGCAAAGTCTGCAAAAGAGGCAATTGACTAAATATCCCAGGATCAGTAGTTCAACTTATTAAGCCAATTTAAAGACCCTCATGATTAAGTAACTTGCAAAAGCCAGTGTTGAGACTAAGCATTGACTAATGCTTACTGTGGCAGAAGCTATTAGTTGCCTAACTTGTAGtcatacttcttttctttcttagtaaGAAATCCAAGTCTCTTCTGAGTAACAGAGTGCTCAACTATATTGCTCAGCCTCTCTTATAGTGAGGTATGGCTAGTCAGGCTAATGAAATACCAATATATCAAATGTCAAGCCAATAGTATGTTGATATATCAAATAGTAGGCAAATGATATGTTGGTACAATTGGAATTTGTTCAATAGGACTTTTGGAAAGTTGCCTTAAAAGGGAGGGCCAGGgcagacctggtggctcagcagtttagcgccgccttcagtccagggcgtgatcctggagacccgggatcaagtcccacatcaggcttcctgcatggagcctgcttctccctctctctgcctgtgtctctgcctctttcactttctctctctctctgtgtctctcatgaataaataaaaaatcttaaaaaaaggggggggggccaGTTAAGAAACCTCCTTTTGCCTTTGCTCTTCCCTTTTCTACCTGGAATGTGGATTTAGTGGCTGGAATTCCAGCAGCCATTTTGTgactttgaggattttttttttttttttggtggtgactTTGAGGATCTAAGCCATGCCTGAAGaataggaaaggagaaaaatagaagatcTCTGATTCCTTGATGATCTTATGGAGATTCCACACCAGCTCTGGACTGCCTATTTCTGATCTTGCATGAGAGAATAAACCCTTATATATTTAATCACTGTATTCACAGCCAAATGAAATTCCTATTAGAGTTGATggacaaagagaagcagaaggaattTGTCTGATCAAGTTCCTCCTGTTTCCCTCAATTTTTCAGGTTGCTTCATCCAGCCATTTAGGGAGGTCAAATCCCACAGCCCATTGTGTGACACTTCAGCAAGCCTGGAAGTGGTGCAAGGAACCAGAAACTTGAGCTGTGCAGTTGTTTGGCCTGTGGCAAGCAAGGGGGAGAGACTGCCACTCCCAGGCAGTTAACTGCCCAGCTTTGATTGAAGATGGTGCAGTCAAATGTGAATGGGTTCATAGGTTCAGGCAGCTGAGGTGGAACAAAGCACTAAGGGTATGTGCAGAGGCCCAAAGGTAAAACATGACTTGACTAGGCATATACTCATGCCCAATTTATTGCCTTTGCTGTTTATTTCACTCCAAGTTTGATTGCCTGTCTCAAGTATGCCTTCCTTTCTCCCTATTTGAGACCTGTAGCACCTCTCTCTTCTGTTGAATCTCATGTCCTTGAGACCTCCATGTGTTTGCCATCCAAATCCTACCTTCACattttcagttttgctttcttCCATGATGACTAACGGATTACTTGTTTATCTCTCCACCTATCAACTTCAACCTCAAAGAAGATGGCCTTTCAAGGCACTGTAGCTTCTTTAGGAATG
Encoded proteins:
- the LOC144280887 gene encoding uncharacterized protein LOC144280887, which gives rise to MAAVPLTARWQKSLKFKDVAVKFSKDEWKQLVPAQRALYREVMLENYQDFVSLGLLVPKPDVIFQLKRGEEPWNFDFQEDEEREVPANTFLDQNARLESQNSTQRQDVSKKAKSQKTLTEKLRKGGPLGPVLGPENLKGTRKEHLSGKTLKKSSPKEEDTQRSTPAKKTNKKGKNFECTVCGKTLYNHLSLTRHQRTHTGEKPYNCQECGKAFSYRSSLKKHLMSHTGKSPFECNECEKTFYDRLTLTEHQRTHTGEKPFKCHECGKAFFVRSSFTRHQRIHTGESPYKCTECGKSFTQKSILARHKLTHTGERPYECKGCGKALFDRSSLIRHRRAHTGETPFECNECGKVFFDRSSLNQHQKIHNGDKPYKCNECGKAFLQKRPLTQHQRVHTGEKPYECSVCGKVFSCKSSIIQHQRRYARQASEYHRGASGQQGTPIET